The Solanum lycopersicum chromosome 8, SLM_r2.1 DNA segment AAATAGGTGCTCAGCCTTTTCAATCATGTCTTGAGTTCATTTACACAGTTGAGATTTTGAAATACCTGAATCTTACACGTCGTAGCTCTCTAGTGCCATCAACTAGTTGTCTGATGGTTATATACACACCAGGCTCATCTTGTTCTATCCATTCTGACTCCATTTCACTGGCATTACTTACAGAAAGTGAAGCTTCATCCCTAGAGTCTGTAGTTGTCCTTGACGCATCCATATATGACATATCCCCCTTTGGTAAACCAGTTGATCCAGATGGTTTATGGTAATTGCTTGGTGGCCAGTCCTTATTTGTTGCAGGGGTCATCATAGGGCTTTCTATCGCGGATCCAAGCCTCGAATAATTGGAATCTCTCTGAAGAAAAGAATCTCAGGTATATCAATCTCCAATCTATTATTTCCTTTAGATCTTTAAGCTATTATAATTGATCCTTTATCGAACTTGATGAGTTTAGAGTCGTTTGAATCAAGTAAATTTAGTGCTGTTATTGATTTTTAGGGCACAGAAGTATAACTTCTTGCTGGTAAAAAATAGAAGATGACTTGATGAGTAGAGCTGGCTAATTACTTGATCAGGGTAACAAGCTCATGAAGGGGAAACCGGTTAGCTAAATACAAAGTATTTCGGTAAATTTAGCAGATAACTGAGTTAATGTAAATCAAAGGAGAAAGAAAATTGTTATGCTTAGACAAATCAAATCTAACTGACTTACTCCGTCCTCAGACCTTCCAGGTGTGTTAAGAGCTTGTTTGTTGAATCTCTGAACATTGTAGAGCTCCATAATTCGGTCATAATTCTCACCCCACCATCTTTGAGCTTGCCATTTGTTGAACATATCCCGACTTCAAAAGAACCCAGGGATATTTATTGTCAGGACCATCAAAGGGTGTTTCAATAAGATACACATAACACTGATATTTTCAATAAGGATAGGAATAATACAGATAGCAAGTGGACAATTTGACAGCTTATCGggccacctagaaagctacatAACACGGATACTTTCAATAAAATAGGTCATCATTTCAGATGGCATTCAAAACACATCAACTAAGTAATAAGAATGGCACATGTAGTAAGTAAGATAATTGAAGGCTCAGTACTAAACAAGTGAAATATTTTAGTAGACATGACTCTTGAGGGAATAAAGAAAGGGGAAACTCAATAAGAAttcatgaatgaatgaaagggACTAAACATTGGCCTAGGATAAGATTAGGCAAAGAAGCTTTCAGTACAAAAGAGACTGTTTCTTATAGTATTCATAGGCAAGAAgttatcataatcataattccCATAATTTCATTCTAGACGACGACTCTATCCGAAGTTAGGATCAGTTACATGAATCCTTATTGTCTATGTCACTCCATTTAAGCTCATCTTAGTCCAATATTATATACTATGATAAAGTTTTGTGGTAGAAATGAAGAGAGACTTTTGATAGATACCTAAATCGGATTCGTTTAAGATCATTTCCACCATTAGGGAGAGAAACAAAAGTGATCTGTACACCAGGTTCAACATGTGCAGTCCACTCTTTTTGTCCATCATCTTCCGCCACTACCTCACCAGACTG contains these protein-coding regions:
- the LOC101263631 gene encoding protein BREVIS RADIX, with translation MLTCITCKQKIEDDGGEEGPRGRAPTPHTKDSIKSLTAQIKDIALKVSGAYKCKSSTPTGTYRKGHRPYPDFDTISEGVPYPFQPASSSSTPAWDFTSAGNLRTPRPDSRFARGFSGGGGVESISQSGEVVAEDDGQKEWTAHVEPGVQITFVSLPNGGNDLKRIRFSRDMFNKWQAQRWWGENYDRIMELYNVQRFNKQALNTPGRSEDGRDSNYSRLGSAIESPMMTPATNKDWPPSNYHKPSGSTGLPKGDMSYMDASRTTTDSRDEASLSVSNASEMESEWIEQDEPGVYITIRQLVDGTRELRRVRFSREKFGEVHAKLWWEQNRERIQSQYL